In the Flagellimonas sp. HMM57 genome, one interval contains:
- a CDS encoding serine hydrolase — translation MKKNNPRKNQPSKSFPSVLSSTHIFLILLLVAATVPTALRAQQNSNTIKANQLLKQTIQKNNLPSLSIAVAKQGQLIYASAQGFADLELKVPATPESVYRIGSISKSISAVLTMVLLEKGKLKIDAPIQTYCRSFPDKGVSISLKQLLTHQGGIRHYKFDKIEEEYFSITRYSSSEEATSIFKNDTLIARSGTKHFYSTYGYTLIGCAIESLTNTSFEEALKKYIFDVAQMNNTELDYYDEIIPDRAKTYNVEKDGSFKNTRQVDLSNKFPGGGILSTPTDLVKFGNALLDHRLLNSSTREKMWKEQKTTNGESTNYALGWRVSNDEKQIFHGGSSAGGKSFLFIIPEEQLVVAFTTNSSSFSSSRLEFAQQIATLFLK, via the coding sequence ATGAAAAAAAACAATCCAAGAAAAAATCAACCTTCAAAGTCCTTTCCTTCAGTTTTATCTAGTACTCATATATTTTTAATCCTTTTACTGGTAGCGGCAACAGTACCAACTGCTTTGCGAGCACAACAAAATTCTAACACAATAAAGGCAAATCAGCTTTTGAAACAAACAATACAGAAAAACAATTTGCCAAGTCTTTCTATTGCAGTTGCAAAACAAGGACAATTAATTTATGCTAGTGCCCAAGGTTTTGCAGATTTGGAACTAAAAGTCCCTGCTACTCCAGAAAGTGTTTATAGAATTGGTTCTATAAGCAAAAGCATATCCGCTGTTTTAACCATGGTTTTGCTAGAAAAAGGTAAATTGAAAATTGATGCCCCAATACAAACATATTGCCGTTCCTTTCCTGATAAAGGCGTTTCAATAAGTTTAAAACAATTACTAACACATCAAGGTGGTATTCGGCACTATAAATTTGATAAGATTGAAGAGGAATATTTCAGTATAACCAGATACTCTTCATCTGAGGAGGCCACTTCCATATTTAAAAATGATACCTTAATAGCCAGATCTGGCACAAAACACTTCTACAGCACCTATGGTTATACCCTTATTGGTTGTGCAATAGAATCTTTAACCAACACCTCATTTGAAGAAGCACTTAAGAAATACATTTTTGATGTAGCCCAAATGAATAATACAGAACTTGATTATTATGATGAGATTATACCAGATAGAGCTAAAACATACAATGTAGAAAAAGATGGAAGTTTTAAAAATACACGACAGGTGGACCTAAGCAATAAATTTCCAGGAGGAGGAATTTTATCTACACCCACTGATTTAGTGAAATTTGGTAATGCCTTGCTTGACCATAGACTGCTAAACAGTTCAACTAGGGAAAAAATGTGGAAAGAACAAAAAACTACAAACGGTGAATCAACTAATTATGCATTAGGTTGGCGTGTTTCCAATGATGAAAAACAAATCTTTCATGGTGGCTCAAGTGCAGGTGGTAAATCTTTTTTATTCATTATTCCAGAAGAGCAATTAGTTGTAGCCTTTACAACAAACTCTTCATCTTTTTCTTCATCACGTCTGGAATTTGCTCAACAAATAGCTACATTGTTTTTAAAATGA
- a CDS encoding MarR family winged helix-turn-helix transcriptional regulator yields the protein MKETDLLDELIIDWERERPDLDASAMNVVGRILFLGKKIEKQTSLALQEYGIYYTDLDVLATLRRAGEPYQLSPTQLRKSVLITSGAMTALLDRLEKMELLYRLPDPKDGRVSLAVLSNQGRKIIDKAIAVRFKAAESNLLNLNKSERKQLAELLKKITVSK from the coding sequence ATGAAGGAAACAGATTTATTGGACGAATTGATTATTGATTGGGAGAGAGAAAGACCAGATCTTGATGCATCAGCAATGAATGTGGTGGGAAGAATACTTTTTCTTGGTAAAAAAATTGAAAAACAAACTAGCTTGGCACTACAAGAGTATGGTATTTATTATACTGATTTGGATGTATTGGCCACTTTGCGAAGAGCTGGAGAACCTTACCAACTTTCGCCCACACAGCTAAGAAAATCGGTTTTGATTACCTCTGGCGCCATGACCGCATTGCTTGATAGATTGGAAAAAATGGAGTTGTTATATAGATTGCCTGATCCTAAAGATGGACGGGTAAGTTTGGCAGTCTTGTCTAATCAAGGAAGAAAAATCATAGATAAAGCTATAGCCGTTAGATTTAAAGCAGCGGAATCCAACTTACTTAACCTAAACAAATCAGAAAGAAAACAACTTGCCGAGCTCTTAAAGAAAATTACCGTTTCAAAATGA
- a CDS encoding DUF1569 domain-containing protein, translating into MFLGDELIELASYIKYRDSIDPNVSKVPVAWHVDHSLRTINEIYKAVKKSNPEEYRGSIHLGRSFLLLINKIPRGRAEAPKIVTPPDTILTDSLYIHLNEARFNLDAYDSVPEKAFFTHPYLGRLKKKTAKRFIEIHTEHHLKIIRDIIKG; encoded by the coding sequence ATGTTTTTGGGAGATGAACTAATCGAACTCGCGAGCTACATCAAGTACCGGGACAGCATTGACCCTAATGTCTCCAAGGTGCCGGTTGCATGGCATGTGGACCATAGCCTAAGAACGATAAATGAAATTTACAAAGCTGTTAAAAAATCGAACCCCGAAGAGTATAGGGGAAGCATTCACCTAGGTCGTTCTTTTTTGTTATTGATAAATAAAATTCCAAGAGGAAGGGCAGAAGCTCCAAAAATAGTGACCCCACCGGATACAATACTCACTGACAGCTTATATATTCATTTAAACGAAGCTAGGTTTAACCTTGATGCCTATGATTCAGTTCCTGAAAAAGCCTTTTTTACGCACCCTTACTTGGGAAGGTTGAAGAAAAAAACTGCCAAACGGTTCATTGAAATCCATACGGAACACCACTTAAAAATTATACGAGATATCATTAAAGGATAA
- a CDS encoding SDR family oxidoreductase, with translation MKLSDNTKHKLLNTYGPWGLITGASSGIGKELAKTVAEAGLNVILSGRNEEALQALSNDLETTFKIITEVIVADISTTLGIYKLIEELEDLPIGLFIASAGFGTSGEFINSNLDNEIQMLQVNTLALMMLTHYFGRKFAEQKKGGIILMSSIVGFQGVPNAANYSATKAYVQSLGEGLYHELKPYNVDVLAAAPGPVNSSFAKTANMQMGNALKPEDVAVPILKALGKKSTVFPGTLTKILILGLRTVPRWGKIRIMKMVMSGMTKHQNNL, from the coding sequence ATGAAACTTTCCGATAATACAAAACATAAATTATTGAATACGTATGGCCCATGGGGATTAATTACAGGAGCATCCTCAGGCATCGGAAAAGAGTTGGCAAAAACAGTCGCAGAAGCTGGTCTCAATGTGATTCTAAGCGGTAGAAATGAAGAAGCTTTACAAGCATTGAGTAATGACCTCGAAACTACTTTTAAAATCATCACCGAGGTTATTGTAGCAGATATTTCAACCACTTTGGGCATATATAAACTTATTGAAGAACTTGAAGATTTACCAATTGGACTTTTTATAGCTTCTGCAGGTTTTGGAACGTCTGGTGAATTCATAAATTCAAACTTAGACAATGAGATACAAATGCTTCAGGTAAATACTTTAGCATTGATGATGCTTACCCATTACTTTGGAAGAAAATTCGCTGAGCAAAAAAAGGGTGGAATCATACTTATGAGTTCTATAGTAGGTTTTCAAGGAGTGCCAAATGCCGCTAATTATTCAGCTACCAAAGCGTATGTGCAGTCTTTGGGCGAAGGATTGTACCATGAACTCAAACCCTATAACGTAGATGTCTTGGCAGCAGCTCCAGGACCCGTAAACAGTAGTTTTGCCAAAACAGCAAATATGCAGATGGGCAATGCCCTAAAACCAGAAGATGTAGCTGTTCCCATTTTAAAGGCCCTTGGGAAAAAATCCACTGTTTTCCCCGGAACATTGACCAAAATTTTGATTTTGGGTTTACGCACCGTACCCCGTTGGGGGAAAATTCGAATCATGAAAATGGTTATGAGCGGGATGACGAAACATCAAAATAACCTATAA